GGCGGGAGGGCAGCATCGGGCCAGGCCCTCTCAGCCGGATCGGCTGCGGTTTTTGGTGACACCCCCGGGTCGCGGCGGGCACCCTTGGCCCCATGGTCTTTCGCACTGCGGTGTTCGCCGCGCTCGCGGCTTCGTTCCTGGCGTGCGGTGGCGGCGGCGGCGGTGGCATCGACGCGCCCCCGTCCGACAGCGCCCCGCCGGTCGACGCGCCGGTCGACGCGTTCATCATCCCGGTCCTGCGCAACCCGGTCGGGCTGGCCGACGATCAGCTCGCGATGCAGGCGTCGCTCTTGCTCGGCCAGGGCGGCTCGATGCGCTGCAACCAGTGCCACGCGATCAGCCGCGATCGCCTGCGCTCGTGGGAGACCGAGTCGAGCGCGGCGGTCAGCAACTGCCTGACCAACACCGCGCCGATGACCCAGGCCGAGGGCGCGGCGATCGTCGACTGCCTGCGCGCCACGCCGGGCGTCGTGACCTCGGGCTGGCCGCCCCACAACTTCGGCATCTACGCCACCGCGGCCCGCCTCGACTGGTTCCTCTACGTCTTCAACCTGGCGTTCGGCCCCACCGAGGGGCCGAACCAGCTCGCGATGTTCCAGGCCGAGACCGCGATGCCGCGCGGCGTCGGCGCGCCCTACACCCAGGGCGAGTTCGACATCGTCGCCGAGTGGTTCGCGCGCGGCCTGCCGATGCTCGACGTGGTCATCCCGGCCGACCCGCCGCCGACCGACTGCACGACCACCATCACCGCCGAGGTCACCACCCACGTCGCGACCATGGCGACCCAGGGCTGGCGCGCGCTCAACCGCACCAACGGCATCCTGATGTTCGGCTGCGCCGGCGCCGCCACGCCGCGCGACTGCCTGACCACCTACCCGAGCTCGAGCGCCAACGCGTGGAGCGCCGGCTGGGCGGCCGCGATGCCCAACCAGACGATCCGCGTGCTGCGCGAGAACAACTACAGCTCGAGCTACTGGACCCGCAGCTCGGCCGACGGCCGCTACGTCGCCCACGGCGGCGCGGCCGCGGCCAGCCAGACCTACCGCTCGACGATCATCGATCTGACGCGCGACGCCGAGATCCCCGCGGCGGCGCTCTACGATCCCGGGTTCTTCGCCGACAACTCGGGCTTCGTGCTCCAGGGCGGCAGCGCCAAGTTCTGCGAGCAGTCGCTCCTCGCCAGCGGCCCGGCGACGGTCGACTTCACCGAGGCCCAGTGCAGCACCACCACCGCGGTCGGGCTGTACCAGCACCTCGGCGCGGTCCACAACGGCGACTACTGGACCGTCGACGGCCAGTTCACCAACGACAACGGCGGCCACGGCGTCACGCTCGCGGATCCGTCGTCGACCTTCCAGTCGACCGCGTCGATCGACCTGACGCCGCTGGTCCACACCGGCACGGCGTACGTGCCCAAGCCCCGCACCCGGATCACGTTGCCGCGCGAGGGCGACGTCGTGATCTCGCCGTCGGCGCGGCTCCTGGTCAGCCGGGTCTCGGCCGGCGCCGGGCAGTCGCTGTACCTGATGCGCAAGATCGTCGCGACCCCCAACGGCACCGGCTACGACGTGCAGGTTCCGGAGATCGCGCGCTACTGCGTCCGCGGCGCCAAGCCGGCGCTCAGCTACGACGAGCGCTGGATGACCTGGGAGCACTACGTCGAGGCCAACGACTGGCAGGCGCTGGGCTACAGCAGCGCGACCGACCCCGGCTTCACCGCGCTGCGCGCCAGCGGCGCCGCGAACGTCTACGTCATGGACATCGCGACCGGGGCCATCCAGCGCGTCACGACGATGCAGCCGGGCCAGTACGCGCTGTACCCGCACTTCCGCAGCGACGGCTGGCTCTACTACCTGGTCCGCGACAACACCCGCGGCCGCGAGTACGTGGTGGCCAGCGACGCCGCGCTGGTGCTCGAGACCCAGTGATGCGTGGGGCGGTCGCGATCGCGGCGCTCGCGGCCACCGCCGCCTGCGCCGATCCGCCGCCGAGCTGCCCCGCGGACGGCACCACCGCCGCCGCGCTGACCGCCGCCGACCGCAAGCTGGTGGGCCAGGCGGCGCCGTACCCGGCCGACGGCGCGCTGCGCGGGCGCGACGACGAGCTGGCCCACGATCAGGCGGCGCGCCGGGCCGCGGCCTGGGCCGCGATCGAGCGCGCGGTCGCGCCGGTCGCGTTCGCGATCGCGCCCGGCCTGCCGAGCGGCGCGCTGCCGCGCTGGCACACCTGGTACGGCAAGGACGATCTGCGGCGCCTGTTCGATCACGGGTTCCGCGCGCTGACGCCCGAGGAGCAGCGCGCGCGGGCGCGCCTGTCCGACGAGCTCCTCGATCAGACCTTCGCGTGGAACCCGACCGCGGTCGACGAGCTGCCGACGTGGCCGCCCGAGCGCTTCGCCGAGTACGCCGCCGCGGTCGACACGCCCGAGGAGATCCACGGCGTCGGCGGGATCGACCGCGTCCAGTACAGCCCCGGCGCCGCCCGCCACCTGCTGACCAGCTACCCCGAGATCATCGCGTGCCTGGGCCAGCCGGCGCCGCCGGCGATCCTCGATCCGCCGACCGCGGGCCCCCGGCGGATGGTGCGTGAGCCGCTGGCGCTGGCCGCGTGCGCCGAGCGCGCCTACGGGCCCTACTTCGTCGGCGCCGGCGAGCGCCTGACCGCGCGGCTCGACGGCGCTGGCCAGGTCCGGGTCCGGGTCGGCGGCGCGCCCACCGCCGACACCTTCGACTGCGCCGGCGCCGTGTGCACGGTGGCCGGCGCCGGCCCGGTCTGGGTCACGGTCGTGGCTGACGGCGACGGCGGCGCGGCCACGCTGACGGTCGACTACCAGGAGGCCGACCCGACCTGGGCCGCGTGCCTGGCCGGGGCGTTCCCGCTCGACGCCGCGCTGGTCAAGGCCGACTGGCGCCGGGCCGAGCTCGGCTTCGGCGTGCCCATCGTCGACACCAGCGGGCCGGCCCTGGCGGCGATGCGCGCCGGCGACACCCGCGCCTGGATCGCCGACGGCGAGGCCGACCCCGGCCCCGAGCGCATCTACACCGCGGTCCTGCCCAACGGCAACCGCTACCGCCTGGCCGGGCTGCACCTGATGACCAAGGAGCTCGATCACTGGCTGTGGGTGACGCTGTGGTGGTCGGCCAGGCCCGACACCGACTTCGGCGCCGATCGCCCGGCGGCGCTGGCCGGCACGGTGTGGCGCAACTACAAGATGTGCGTCGTGACCGCGTTCGACGAGCGCGATCCCGATCCGCGCGGCGGCGCCGTCGATCCGTCGCTGGGCGACGCGCTGGCCGCGGTCCACGACGCGCCGTCGTGGTGCTCGAACCCGATGCTCGAGGCCGGCGCCCACAACGGGACCTCGAGCTGCGTCGGCTGCCACCAGCACGGCGGCACGACGCTGCGGGCCGAGGACATCCTCGCCGACGACGCGCGCTTCCCGCAGGACGGCCGCACCCAGCTCCGCAACAACTTCCCGACCGACTACTCGTTCGCGATCGTCACCGGCGACGAGGTCGGGCGGATGCTGGCCGACGAGGTCGAGTTCTGGACCCCGCCGTGACCGCTCACGAGACGAACGACAGATCGGTCGCGGTCGGCGTGAGGCCCTTGGCCGCCAGCCACTCGCTCGAGAACAGGCGCGACGCGTAGCGCTGGGCGCCGTCGCACAGGATCGTCGCGACCGTCGCGCCCGACCCGAGCACGCGCGCCAGCTTGACCGCGCCGACGCACGCGAGCGCCGCCGAGCCGCCGACGAACAGGCCGTCGTTAGCCAGGAGCCAGTGCACCATCTCGATCGCCTCGCGATCGGTGCCGGCGAACGCGCCGTCGAGCGTGGCGCCGGCGAAGTTGGCGGTGATCCGGCGGATGCCGATGCCCTCGAGGACGCTCGACCCGGCGGCGTCGAGGGTGCCGTGGATGACGTGGTTGTAGAGCGAGCTGCCCTCGCAGTCGATCAGCCAGCACTGCACGCGCGGCCGCGCCTCCTTGAGGTAGCGCGACACGCCGGCGATCGTGCCGCCGGTGCCCGCGCACGCGACGAAGCCGTCGAGCCGCGGCGCCTCGGCCAGGAGCTCGGGCCCGGTCGTGAGGTAGTGGGCGCGGGCGTTGGCCGGGTTCTCGAACTGATCGGCCCAGAACGCCCCGCGCTCGTCGGCCAGGCGCCGGGCCACGTGATAGTAGTTGCCGGGGTCGGCGAACGGCAGCGCCGGCACCAGGTGCACGACCGCGCCGAGCGCACGCAGGAGGTCGATCTTCTCGGGGCTCTGGGTCTCGGGGATGACGATGTGGCAGCCGTAGCCGCGGGCCCGCGCGACCAGCGCCAGGCCGATGCCGGTGTTGCCGGCGGTGCCCTCGACGATCTCGCGCGGCCCGCGGGCGCCGCCCAGCCGCCCGGCGGCCTCGGCGTCGAGGACGATCTGGCGCGCGGCCCGATCCTTGACGCTGCCGCCGGGGTTGAGGTGCTCGGCCTTGCCGAGGATGGTGCAGCCGGTCGCCTCCGACAGGCTGCCGATGCGGATGAGCGGGGTGGCCCCGACGGTGCCGACGAAGCCATCGCGGACGGGCATGGCGACAACCTACCGCAGGTGCCCGGGTTGGGCGCGCAACATCGCGAAGGGATTGGGCCATCGCCCGGTCGGCGGCCCGGACGCCCGAGCGAGCGTGGCGACCTGGCTTGACAGCGGCCGAGAGATAATGAAAATGACTTTCAATATCCATGAAGCGCCTCACCCTCGCCGCCGTCGCCCTCGTCGCCGTCCCCGCGATCGCGCACGCCGATCGCCGCTCGTTCAGCCGCACCTACGAGTACATGACCATGCCCGAGGGCCAGACCGAGGTCGAGGTCTACTCGACCTGGGCCCGGGCCACCTGGGACGACGGCGCGCTCGAGACCCACCAGCTGCAGCTCGAGATCGAGCACGGCCTCACCGACCGCTGGGACGTGTCGCTGTACCACGCGTTCGATCAGGCGTCGGGCGATCTCATGACCACCGTCCCGATGCACCTGTCGGCGATCAAGCTGCGCAGCCGCTACCGCTTCGCCGAGCGCGGGGAGCTGCCGGTCGACGTGCTGCTCTACGGCGAGGTCGCGCGCACGTTCGGCGCCAGCGCCTACGTCGGCGAGGCCAAGGCCGTCCTCGCCCGCGACTTCGGCCAGGTCACGGTCGCGGCCAACCTGATCGGTGAGGTCGAGTTCGGCGGCGAGGTCGACGCGACCGAGGTCGAGCTGGGCTGGGCGGCCGGGGCCACCTACGAGCTGTCGCCGACGTGGAAGGTCGGCGCCGAGAGCTGGGGCGACCTCGAGCCGACCGAGCT
This is a stretch of genomic DNA from Myxococcales bacterium. It encodes these proteins:
- a CDS encoding cysteine synthase A, coding for MPVRDGFVGTVGATPLIRIGSLSEATGCTILGKAEHLNPGGSVKDRAARQIVLDAEAAGRLGGARGPREIVEGTAGNTGIGLALVARARGYGCHIVIPETQSPEKIDLLRALGAVVHLVPALPFADPGNYYHVARRLADERGAFWADQFENPANARAHYLTTGPELLAEAPRLDGFVACAGTGGTIAGVSRYLKEARPRVQCWLIDCEGSSLYNHVIHGTLDAAGSSVLEGIGIRRITANFAGATLDGAFAGTDREAIEMVHWLLANDGLFVGGSAALACVGAVKLARVLGSGATVATILCDGAQRYASRLFSSEWLAAKGLTPTATDLSFVS